Proteins encoded in a region of the Acidobacteriota bacterium genome:
- a CDS encoding energy transducer TonB, with amino-acid sequence MIRDLFILLACLFIFSGVCAAQEVPFESFERAVREEKGGFAGDKGKLSKVFQDERMRLGTDFESELWKYLGDDADKHFWIAAFLTSKSYLHGSPALSDLAFQIRTRNLKLLEGRTDNRSRGRAVSINRHLAISARLEEKQTDAIMYRDKAEAILAKDRNGLWPYVSGQTDFSRCVYENIGGSIDTCDPNPPPKERIVSAGWMNKRARNFKNPPYPSGVAKSQAGRVDVRILVGGDGTVISAEIIRGPAELHQAAIEAAMRLEFGPTILSGVPTKVSGWVSFDFRP; translated from the coding sequence ATGATCAGAGATCTATTCATTCTGCTTGCGTGCTTGTTCATATTTTCGGGCGTCTGTGCTGCTCAAGAAGTTCCGTTCGAGAGTTTCGAGAGGGCCGTCCGTGAGGAAAAAGGCGGATTTGCCGGCGATAAGGGCAAGCTATCGAAGGTTTTCCAAGATGAACGCATGCGTCTCGGGACGGATTTCGAGAGCGAGCTTTGGAAATATTTGGGTGACGACGCCGATAAACACTTCTGGATCGCCGCTTTTCTTACGAGCAAATCGTACCTTCACGGCAGCCCTGCGTTGTCTGACCTCGCATTTCAAATCAGGACAAGAAATCTAAAGTTGTTAGAGGGGCGAACCGACAATCGCAGCCGCGGTCGTGCGGTTTCGATCAATCGCCATCTTGCCATCTCGGCCAGGCTTGAAGAGAAACAGACGGATGCCATCATGTATCGCGACAAAGCTGAGGCGATCTTGGCAAAAGACCGCAATGGGCTGTGGCCTTACGTCTCCGGGCAAACCGATTTTAGCCGCTGCGTTTACGAGAACATCGGCGGAAGCATCGACACATGCGACCCGAACCCGCCGCCAAAGGAACGCATTGTCTCCGCGGGCTGGATGAACAAACGGGCAAGGAACTTCAAGAATCCACCGTATCCGTCGGGTGTCGCAAAAAGCCAAGCGGGTCGGGTCGATGTCCGCATACTTGTTGGCGGAGACGGCACCGTAATATCAGCCGAGATCATTCGCGGCCCGGCCGAACTCCACCAGGCCGCTATCGAAGCCGCCATGAGACTGGAGTTTGGGCCGACAATTCTTTCGGGCGTCCCCACCAAAGTCTCCGGTTGGGTCTCTTTCGATTTCCGGCCTTAG
- a CDS encoding demethoxyubiquinone hydroxylase family protein: protein MSDSKARLIRILQNAYSGEVAAAYAYRGHWKSLKDSPEREKIKRIEEEEWDHRRRVGEWLEKLGAKPKPVREKVFWMIGRTLGVTCHISGWFMPMYFAGRLESKNSIEYEDAAAFARELGMDDCVADLIDMARVEVEHEEFFRSVVADHRMLPAMKRVFRWG from the coding sequence ATGAGCGATTCAAAAGCACGCCTCATCCGCATTTTGCAGAACGCCTATTCGGGCGAGGTGGCGGCCGCGTATGCATATCGCGGGCATTGGAAGTCGCTCAAGGACAGCCCGGAAAGGGAAAAGATCAAGCGGATCGAGGAAGAGGAATGGGACCATCGCCGCCGCGTAGGCGAGTGGCTTGAGAAGCTCGGAGCAAAGCCCAAACCGGTGCGCGAAAAGGTCTTTTGGATGATCGGCCGCACGCTCGGGGTGACCTGCCACATATCGGGCTGGTTCATGCCGATGTATTTCGCCGGCCGGCTCGAAAGCAAGAACTCGATCGAATACGAGGACGCCGCAGCGTTCGCACGGGAACTGGGGATGGACGATTGCGTGGCCGACCTTATCGACATGGCCCGGGTCGAGGTCGAGCACGAAGAGTTTTTCCGCAGTGTCGTCGCCGACCACAGGATGCTGCCCGCAATGAAGCGCGTCTTCCGCTGGGGCTAA
- a CDS encoding DUF4256 domain-containing protein produces the protein MKTTMSAQKKLTQADQKELLSELKKRFEANMHRHEGIEWGEVEKRLAADAGKLWSLGEMERTGGEPDVVGRDKKTGEFIFFDCSAESPKGRRSVCYDQAALDSRKEHKPKHSAIGMAAEMGIKVLTEAEYKELQKLGEFDLKTSSWILTSEDVRKLGGAMFCDRRYETIWTYHNGAESYYAARGWRGSLRV, from the coding sequence ATGAAAACTACCATGAGTGCGCAGAAAAAATTGACGCAAGCAGATCAAAAGGAGTTGCTAAGCGAACTCAAGAAACGGTTTGAGGCGAATATGCATCGCCATGAGGGGATCGAGTGGGGCGAGGTGGAGAAGCGGCTTGCGGCGGATGCGGGGAAGCTTTGGTCGCTCGGTGAGATGGAGCGGACGGGCGGCGAACCGGATGTGGTCGGCCGCGATAAGAAGACCGGCGAGTTCATTTTCTTTGATTGCTCGGCGGAGAGCCCGAAGGGGCGGCGGAGCGTCTGCTATGACCAGGCGGCGCTCGATTCGCGGAAAGAGCACAAGCCAAAGCACAGTGCGATCGGCATGGCTGCCGAGATGGGCATCAAGGTCCTGACCGAAGCCGAATATAAAGAACTGCAGAAGCTCGGCGAGTTTGACCTGAAGACCTCAAGCTGGATCTTGACGTCTGAAGATGTCCGCAAACTCGGTGGGGCTATGTTTTGCGACCGACGCTACGAAACGATCTGGACATACCACAACGGCGCCGAATCCTACTACGCCGCCCGCGGCTGGCGCGGTTCGCTGCGGGTTTAG
- a CDS encoding DUF433 domain-containing protein, translated as MITTIETSVVSVSPDVMSGAAVFTGTRVPAQSLLDYLAAGHSLEEFLVDFPTVTREQAVELLQEKLKVH; from the coding sequence ATGATCACAACCATTGAAACTAGTGTTGTATCGGTTTCGCCCGATGTGATGAGTGGGGCGGCGGTCTTCACAGGAACACGTGTCCCCGCACAGAGCCTTCTCGACTACCTCGCTGCGGGCCACTCGCTCGAGGAGTTTCTTGTTGATTTCCCAACGGTGACGCGGGAACAGGCTGTCGAACTTCTTCAAGAAAAACTTAAGGTACATTGA